One part of the Polycyclovorans algicola TG408 genome encodes these proteins:
- the nadD gene encoding nicotinate (nicotinamide) nucleotide adenylyltransferase — MGIFGGAFSPFHNGHLRLAIEALERLKLDQVRLVPTAHPMHRAEAAIPAQKRLDWIRLAIEGERRLVADDCEVRREGPSYTVETLSELADKFPTSRRVLLIGADAFSHFHTWHRWPVILDLADLVVVKRPRSRLVAPPEIAGALDGRYQTLDIPLLDISSTLLRHKLRAGLSLRGLMPQPILDRLTAADIAVLTHHENTSTH; from the coding sequence ATCGGCATTTTTGGCGGGGCGTTCTCACCGTTCCATAACGGGCACCTGCGTCTGGCGATCGAAGCGTTGGAGCGCCTGAAGCTTGATCAGGTGCGGCTGGTGCCGACCGCGCATCCGATGCACCGCGCCGAAGCGGCCATTCCGGCGCAGAAGCGCCTTGACTGGATTCGGCTGGCCATCGAGGGCGAGCGGCGCCTGGTGGCCGATGATTGCGAGGTGCGCCGCGAAGGGCCGTCCTACACGGTCGAAACGCTTAGCGAGTTGGCCGACAAGTTCCCCACCTCGCGGCGCGTGTTGTTGATTGGCGCCGACGCTTTCAGTCATTTCCATACCTGGCACCGCTGGCCGGTGATTCTCGATCTTGCCGACCTGGTGGTCGTCAAACGTCCGCGCAGTCGCCTCGTCGCGCCACCCGAAATTGCCGGTGCGCTCGACGGCCGTTACCAGACCCTCGACATTCCGCTGCTCGATATTTCGTCGACCCTGCTGCGTCACAAACTGCGCGCCGGGCTGTCGCTCCGCGGGCTGATGCCGCAGCCCATCCTCGACCGGCTGACCGCCGCCGACATTGCCGTACTGACCCATCATGAAAACACCAGCACTCACTAA
- a CDS encoding Maf family protein: MNAAFYLASQSPRRHELLTLASLRFEPLSVSVDETPRPREAGLDYVRRVVDEKLDAALKIAPDEMPVLVADTEVIFNGRALGKPRDAAHAERILEQLSGETHSVVTRVAVGLGTRRDHVETTTDITFAPLTYAQIQRYCASGEPLGKAGAYAIQGAAAGFVLRLSGSLTGVIGLPVAETLELLSRFDVKPVGP, encoded by the coding sequence ATGAATGCCGCTTTCTACCTCGCCTCGCAATCCCCGCGCCGCCACGAATTGCTGACCCTGGCGAGCCTGCGATTCGAGCCCTTGTCGGTGTCGGTCGATGAAACGCCGCGCCCCCGCGAGGCCGGCTTGGACTACGTGCGCCGCGTGGTTGACGAAAAGCTGGACGCTGCCCTGAAGATCGCCCCTGATGAAATGCCGGTGCTGGTGGCCGACACCGAGGTGATCTTCAACGGCAGGGCGCTGGGTAAGCCGCGTGATGCCGCGCACGCCGAGAGGATACTGGAGCAGTTGTCGGGCGAAACGCACAGCGTCGTGACCCGGGTCGCGGTCGGCCTTGGCACGCGGCGGGACCATGTCGAGACGACCACCGACATCACCTTTGCACCGCTCACCTATGCGCAGATTCAGCGCTACTGCGCCAGCGGTGAGCCGCTGGGCAAGGCCGGCGCCTATGCGATTCAGGGTGCTGCGGCAGGCTTCGTGCTCAGGCTGTCGGGCAGTTTGACCGGGGTGATCGGTCTACCGGTGGCCGAGACCTTGGAACTGCTGTCACGTTTTGACGTAAAGCCGGTCGGCCCATGA
- a CDS encoding YhdP family phospholipid transporter, producing the protein MSGWRIAARWTSLTWGLAMVAVLGLAAVLVMTRVADELRGPVENAVEQALGVPVSLADVGLGWVGLQPVGTLRGLKIQPEAEGGEWFSAEALHLHLRWGDLLRRQWTPYRVTAVAARLRDSPQLRDWISTRAKGGNGQPPAAIQLAFRDLEIDGGDRLPGAILLPSGWLDWSPAEGALEGQTKALLSWGSFDATQREAAAELDLSGQWRGGRGSVEIFGLDTAITDAPALTLTIGRDGPHWQGTLGPADDQAWVVWGADDESLYARGERLPIDLLFPLMQRHVDAIDSDWSATGQLRDLRGDWRWVPASPGAPRLSLLARLEGVTLRNGETGIEALHGDLALDELGGYFLPGAPSPAIRLTGWQQPMRLDRLNGEWLWSRRPGGEWQVAAPELAVEAEGAQAIGRVRLVAGGALASPMMDIDLQVNAESLAAAHPYWPGKWPETLRNWLRRAITGGELVDARLQVEGAMADFPYGRRPTGRWQLDLPVRGAGLAFSPDWPALTDADADLQFSGNSLRIASAEATFGPLAQVTGSAEIKVMNNDARLDITGQTRDQVSALLDLMNQSPLQDRFARLAEAVDVSGPAVVDLNLEIPLARVKETRTTGRVALEAVTLQVAGVDTPVTDVSGVLDFSGRSLSGDAFSGRWHGAEIKGVVEGDDEGLIIDLLGKALPVSALEQWLPAPVSERLAGVFDGSAQLALPAGGVAVFSAQSTLEGVDVTLPAPLEKAESEARRFEIELPLPVSAAAPARFTWGGRFLAGEITDERVELRLGDPADAQVNSLGEGAGVWVAADLPKIEAAPWLRWLTRFSGQAPPVVENAEALARRAVRFAGAEVQVAGLTAGVWSVAEQRASIRRDGEGWQGMLSGAAQGRVQASDRGGLLQLSSMALRLDLPDDPDWQAAAEPLPPLPEHDRGDYEGGSWAGQIDALTLNDLNLGTAALTAELPVRGQMRLDMALSGDGALSGAGDFRADGSLRSSRGRFESRMPEPMMAALGLEAPMEADEAGVAWDLAWPATGTRLAIPTAEGDLQVWAREGQLRAVDPGAGRLLGLFSFYQLPRRLLFDFRDVTDAGLHFNDLDADLRLEYGRVVTDDLTLRGSSVRMSVKGETHLLTRQLDQRVTVYPDYSSGVSIGAALLGGPAVGLLALMAQTLLDKPLDAVGQFGYRIRGTWDDPEIEKLEPASTALAPPKNP; encoded by the coding sequence GTGAGCGGCTGGCGCATCGCTGCCCGCTGGACATCGCTGACCTGGGGGTTGGCGATGGTCGCCGTCTTGGGCCTCGCGGCGGTCCTGGTCATGACCCGCGTCGCCGACGAGCTTCGAGGTCCGGTCGAAAACGCGGTGGAACAGGCGCTGGGCGTGCCCGTGAGCCTCGCCGACGTCGGGCTGGGCTGGGTTGGCCTGCAGCCGGTCGGCACCTTGCGCGGGCTGAAGATCCAGCCTGAGGCCGAGGGCGGCGAGTGGTTCAGTGCCGAAGCCCTGCACCTGCACCTGCGCTGGGGCGACCTGCTGCGGCGCCAATGGACCCCCTACCGTGTCACGGCCGTGGCAGCCAGGCTGCGGGATTCGCCGCAACTGCGTGACTGGATTTCAACCCGCGCCAAGGGCGGTAACGGCCAACCGCCGGCCGCCATACAGCTTGCGTTTCGCGACCTTGAGATTGACGGAGGGGATCGGCTGCCCGGCGCCATCCTGCTGCCGTCGGGTTGGCTCGACTGGTCGCCGGCCGAGGGCGCGCTCGAAGGCCAGACCAAGGCGCTGCTGAGTTGGGGCTCGTTCGACGCCACGCAACGTGAAGCGGCCGCGGAGCTGGACCTCAGCGGCCAATGGCGTGGTGGGCGCGGCAGCGTCGAGATCTTCGGCTTGGACACCGCGATCACCGACGCCCCCGCCCTGACCCTGACGATCGGCCGGGACGGCCCGCACTGGCAAGGCACCTTGGGTCCGGCCGATGATCAGGCTTGGGTGGTTTGGGGCGCCGATGATGAGAGTCTGTACGCCCGGGGTGAGCGGCTGCCCATCGACCTGCTGTTTCCGCTGATGCAGCGCCACGTTGATGCCATTGATAGCGATTGGTCGGCCACCGGCCAGCTTCGGGATCTGCGCGGCGACTGGCGGTGGGTGCCTGCCAGCCCGGGCGCGCCGCGTCTGAGCCTGCTGGCGCGACTGGAAGGCGTGACCCTGCGCAACGGCGAGACCGGCATCGAAGCCCTGCATGGCGACCTGGCACTGGATGAACTGGGCGGTTACTTCCTGCCCGGCGCGCCGAGCCCCGCCATTCGTCTGACCGGTTGGCAACAGCCCATGCGACTGGATCGCCTCAACGGCGAGTGGTTGTGGTCGCGACGGCCCGGTGGCGAATGGCAAGTCGCGGCGCCGGAGTTGGCGGTGGAAGCCGAAGGTGCACAGGCGATCGGACGGGTTCGCCTGGTCGCGGGCGGGGCGCTGGCCTCCCCAATGATGGACATCGATCTGCAGGTCAACGCCGAATCGCTGGCAGCCGCGCACCCTTATTGGCCGGGCAAATGGCCAGAGACGCTGCGCAATTGGCTCAGACGCGCAATCACCGGCGGCGAACTGGTGGATGCGCGCCTGCAGGTCGAGGGTGCAATGGCCGACTTTCCCTACGGCCGTCGGCCCACCGGGCGATGGCAGCTCGACCTGCCGGTACGCGGCGCCGGACTGGCGTTTTCACCTGACTGGCCGGCGCTGACCGACGCCGACGCCGACCTGCAGTTCAGCGGCAACAGCCTGCGGATCGCGTCCGCCGAGGCGACCTTCGGTCCGCTGGCCCAGGTGACGGGCAGCGCCGAAATCAAGGTCATGAACAACGATGCGCGGCTGGACATCACTGGCCAGACGCGCGACCAGGTGTCTGCGCTGCTGGACCTGATGAACCAGAGCCCGTTGCAGGATCGGTTTGCGCGGCTTGCCGAGGCCGTCGATGTCAGTGGCCCGGCCGTCGTCGACTTGAACCTTGAAATTCCCTTGGCACGCGTCAAGGAAACCCGCACCACGGGGCGCGTGGCGCTGGAAGCGGTGACGCTACAGGTGGCCGGGGTCGATACCCCGGTGACCGACGTCAGCGGCGTGCTCGATTTCAGCGGTCGCAGCCTGTCGGGTGATGCCTTCAGCGGGCGCTGGCATGGGGCCGAGATCAAGGGTGTGGTGGAGGGCGACGACGAAGGGCTGATCATCGACTTGCTGGGCAAGGCCCTGCCGGTGTCGGCACTCGAGCAATGGTTGCCGGCGCCGGTGTCCGAGCGTTTGGCTGGCGTCTTCGACGGATCCGCGCAGTTGGCGCTGCCGGCCGGCGGGGTGGCGGTTTTTTCGGCGCAAAGCACCCTTGAAGGGGTGGATGTGACCTTGCCGGCACCCCTGGAAAAAGCTGAATCAGAAGCCCGCCGCTTTGAAATCGAGTTGCCTCTGCCGGTCTCGGCCGCCGCACCGGCACGTTTCACCTGGGGCGGACGGTTTCTGGCCGGCGAGATCACTGATGAGCGCGTTGAGCTGCGATTGGGTGACCCGGCCGATGCACAGGTCAACTCGCTCGGCGAGGGCGCCGGTGTCTGGGTCGCCGCCGACCTGCCGAAAATCGAGGCGGCGCCGTGGCTGCGATGGTTGACGCGCTTCTCCGGGCAGGCGCCGCCGGTTGTCGAAAACGCGGAAGCGCTGGCCCGGCGCGCCGTGCGATTCGCCGGCGCCGAAGTTCAGGTGGCGGGCCTCACCGCCGGTGTCTGGTCGGTGGCCGAGCAGCGGGCCTCGATTCGCCGCGACGGCGAGGGTTGGCAGGGCATGCTCAGTGGTGCGGCGCAGGGCAGGGTGCAGGCCAGCGACCGTGGCGGACTGTTGCAACTGTCGTCGATGGCGCTGCGCCTGGACCTGCCCGACGACCCCGACTGGCAAGCGGCCGCCGAGCCGTTGCCGCCACTGCCCGAGCACGATCGCGGGGACTACGAGGGCGGTAGCTGGGCGGGGCAGATTGATGCCCTGACGCTCAATGATCTCAACCTGGGCACCGCCGCACTCACCGCCGAGTTGCCGGTGCGTGGGCAAATGCGGCTGGACATGGCGCTGAGCGGTGACGGTGCACTCAGTGGCGCCGGCGATTTCAGGGCCGATGGCAGCTTGCGCAGCAGTCGCGGCCGGTTCGAGAGCCGGATGCCGGAGCCGATGATGGCTGCGCTGGGCCTCGAGGCGCCGATGGAGGCCGACGAAGCCGGCGTGGCATGGGACCTTGCGTGGCCGGCAACGGGTACGCGGCTGGCGATTCCCACCGCCGAGGGCGATTTGCAGGTCTGGGCGCGGGAGGGCCAGTTGCGTGCCGTGGACCCCGGTGCCGGACGGTTGTTGGGACTGTTCAGCTTTTACCAGTTGCCCCGGCGCTTGCTGTTCGACTTTCGCGATGTGACCGATGCCGGACTGCACTTCAACGACCTTGATGCTGACCTGCGCTTGGAATACGGCCGTGTGGTCACCGATGACCTGACCTTGCGCGGCTCGTCGGTCCGGATGTCGGTCAAGGGTGAAACGCATTTGCTTACCCGACAACTCGACCAGCGCGTCACCGTTTATCCTGACTATTCCAGCGGTGTGAGTATCGGGGCGGCACTGTTGGGCGGTCCGGCGGTCGGTTTGTTGGCGCTGATGGCGCAGACGCTGCTGGACAAGCCGCTGGACGCGGTCGGCCAGTTTGGCTATCGCATCCGCGGCACCTGGGATGACCCTGAAATCGAAAAGCTGGAGCCCGCCAGCACGGCGCTGGCGCCCCCAAAGAATCCATGA
- the holA gene encoding DNA polymerase III subunit delta, which translates to MPLTPDALAAALKRPLPSLVVVAGEEALLVMEAADAVRAAAKAQGFDEREIFEVDKGGGWSDALGAANSLSLFVQRRVIEVRVNGALGVEGAKAVTDWLVNPPPDCLLLVLLGALDARARKASWFTTVEREALLVYAWPVRPDGFHDWVMKRARTTGVTLTADACEVLVERTEGNLLACAQDLQKLRLLVPDGTPIDAATLTGAVADNARFGVFDLADRLLAGDAEGSVRSLQRLREEGTAVQEVLGGLLWVLRQWAKAAQAYGRTRDAAAACDQAGVRRGQQAAYSAAITRSGPVQPMGWLRWALRIDAGSKSTGGEPTAWADLLTLALAASGAAPLRNQRRT; encoded by the coding sequence ATGCCGCTGACACCTGACGCCCTCGCCGCCGCCCTGAAACGCCCTTTGCCGTCGCTGGTCGTGGTGGCCGGCGAAGAGGCCCTGCTGGTCATGGAAGCGGCCGACGCGGTGCGCGCCGCGGCCAAGGCGCAGGGTTTTGATGAACGCGAAATTTTCGAGGTCGACAAGGGTGGCGGCTGGAGCGACGCGCTGGGCGCAGCCAACAGCCTGTCGCTGTTCGTGCAGCGGCGGGTGATCGAGGTGCGCGTCAACGGCGCGCTGGGTGTTGAAGGCGCCAAGGCAGTCACTGACTGGCTGGTCAATCCGCCACCCGATTGCCTTCTGTTGGTGCTGCTCGGCGCGCTGGATGCGCGGGCGCGAAAGGCCAGTTGGTTCACCACCGTTGAGCGCGAGGCGCTGCTGGTGTACGCGTGGCCGGTGCGTCCCGACGGGTTTCACGACTGGGTGATGAAGCGTGCCCGTACCACCGGCGTGACCCTGACCGCCGACGCCTGCGAGGTGTTGGTCGAGCGCACCGAGGGCAATTTGCTGGCCTGCGCGCAGGATTTGCAGAAGCTTCGCCTGTTGGTGCCTGACGGCACGCCCATCGACGCCGCGACCTTGACCGGAGCGGTCGCCGACAACGCCCGCTTTGGCGTGTTTGACCTTGCTGACCGGCTGCTGGCCGGCGATGCCGAGGGCAGCGTGCGCAGCCTGCAGCGCCTGCGCGAAGAAGGCACGGCCGTGCAGGAGGTGCTGGGCGGCCTGTTGTGGGTGCTGCGCCAATGGGCCAAGGCGGCGCAGGCCTACGGCCGCACCCGCGACGCGGCTGCCGCGTGCGATCAGGCCGGGGTGCGGCGCGGCCAGCAGGCGGCTTATAGCGCGGCGATCACCCGCTCCGGGCCGGTGCAGCCAATGGGCTGGCTGCGCTGGGCGCTGCGCATCGATGCCGGGTCCAAGTCCACCGGGGGCGAACCGACCGCCTGGGCAGACTTGTTAACATTGGCGCTTGCGGCCAGTGGGGCCGCGCCACTGCGAAACCAACGCCGCACATGA
- a CDS encoding glutamate-5-semialdehyde dehydrogenase — protein MSATARTDRHAVSDDALKRQFTALGKAARVASRDIARAETGQKNAALFALAENIKDARGDILDANRADMDAGRNGGLDAALLDRLALNPERVSAMAEGVRQIAALPDPVGAITDLNMRPSGIQVGRMRVPLGVVGIIYESRPNVTADAASLCLKSGNAAILRGGSEALRSNQAIARCIDRALVDAGLPRATVQVLDVTDRRMVGLMVGHPQFIDVIVPRGGKGLVAAVSDGAKVPVIKHLDGICHLYVDDQADLEKAIAVAINAKTQRYGTCNTLETLLVHAAIADTLLPDLAARYREAGVELRGCERTRKVLPEINAATEADWQTEYLAPILSIRLVDDLDAAMDHIATYSSAHTESIITENLTRARRFLREVDSSSVMVNASTRFADGYEYGLGAEIGISTDKFHARGPVGLEGLTSQKWVVLGDGHVR, from the coding sequence ATGAGTGCCACCGCCCGTACCGATCGCCACGCCGTTTCTGATGACGCCTTAAAACGCCAGTTCACCGCATTGGGCAAGGCTGCCCGCGTGGCCAGCCGCGACATCGCGCGTGCCGAAACCGGCCAGAAGAACGCCGCGCTGTTTGCGCTGGCCGAGAACATCAAAGACGCGCGGGGCGACATCCTCGATGCCAACCGCGCCGACATGGACGCTGGCCGCAATGGCGGACTCGACGCCGCACTGCTGGACCGTCTGGCGCTGAACCCCGAGCGCGTCAGCGCCATGGCCGAAGGTGTGCGGCAAATCGCCGCGCTGCCCGATCCGGTGGGCGCCATCACCGACCTCAACATGCGGCCGTCGGGCATTCAGGTGGGACGCATGCGGGTTCCGCTGGGCGTGGTCGGCATCATTTACGAGTCGCGTCCCAACGTGACGGCCGACGCTGCGAGTCTGTGTCTGAAGTCGGGCAACGCGGCCATTCTGCGCGGTGGCTCAGAAGCGCTGCGCTCGAACCAGGCCATTGCCCGCTGCATTGACCGCGCGCTGGTCGATGCCGGACTGCCGCGCGCCACCGTGCAGGTGCTGGATGTGACCGACCGGCGCATGGTCGGGCTCATGGTCGGGCATCCGCAGTTCATCGACGTGATCGTGCCGCGCGGCGGCAAGGGGCTGGTCGCGGCCGTCAGTGACGGCGCCAAGGTGCCGGTGATCAAACATCTCGACGGTATCTGCCATTTGTATGTCGATGACCAGGCCGATCTTGAAAAGGCCATCGCCGTGGCGATCAACGCCAAGACCCAGCGTTACGGCACCTGCAACACGCTGGAAACCTTGCTGGTGCATGCCGCGATTGCCGACACGCTGCTCCCCGATCTGGCCGCGCGCTATCGCGAGGCGGGTGTGGAACTGCGTGGCTGCGAACGCACGCGCAAGGTGCTGCCTGAAATCAACGCGGCCACCGAGGCTGACTGGCAGACCGAATATCTGGCGCCGATTCTGTCGATCCGGCTGGTCGACGACCTTGATGCGGCGATGGATCACATTGCGACGTACAGCTCGGCGCACACCGAAAGCATCATCACCGAGAACCTGACGCGCGCCCGGCGCTTTCTGCGCGAGGTGGATTCCAGCTCGGTGATGGTCAACGCCTCGACCCGCTTTGCCGATGGCTATGAATACGGACTGGGCGCCGAAATCGGCATCAGCACCGACAAATTTCACGCCCGTGGCCCGGTGGGCCTTGAAGGCCTGACCTCGCAGAAATGGGTGGTGCTGGGAGACGGCCACGTCCGTTGA
- the rlmH gene encoding 23S rRNA (pseudouridine(1915)-N(3))-methyltransferase RlmH, producing the protein MRIHLIAVGQRMPDWVQTAFADYAKRLPNEARLVLVEQPVAHRGKNADIDRLKAAEGEKILKAVPKDAEIIALDERGNLHDTLAWSDALLRWQGSGHDVAMIIGGPDGLAPAVLTAAHQRWSLSPLTLPHPLVRVVVAEQLYRAWSASVGHPYHRA; encoded by the coding sequence GTGCGAATCCACCTGATCGCGGTTGGTCAGCGCATGCCCGACTGGGTGCAAACCGCCTTTGCCGACTACGCCAAACGCCTGCCTAACGAAGCGCGGTTGGTGCTGGTCGAGCAGCCGGTCGCGCATCGCGGCAAGAACGCCGACATTGATCGCCTGAAGGCGGCCGAGGGCGAGAAGATTCTCAAGGCCGTGCCCAAGGATGCCGAGATCATTGCGCTGGATGAACGCGGCAACCTGCACGACACCCTGGCCTGGTCCGATGCGCTGCTGCGCTGGCAGGGCAGCGGCCACGACGTGGCGATGATCATCGGCGGACCGGATGGTCTTGCGCCGGCCGTGCTCACCGCCGCGCATCAGCGCTGGTCACTCTCACCGCTGACCTTGCCGCATCCGCTGGTGCGGGTGGTCGTGGCCGAGCAGCTTTATCGCGCGTGGTCGGCGTCGGTGGGGCATCCCTACCACCGCGCCTGA
- the rsfS gene encoding ribosome silencing factor: MKTPALTKLVVTALEDLKGQDIRVLDVKSLTPMTDTMVLCTGTSSRHVSALAHNVLDEAKLKGVRHLGLEGMDQGEWALVDLNGVLVHVMQAQTRAFYQLEKLWSIEDGEAPVDAPEAPESLRRASTRRTPKASG; this comes from the coding sequence ATGAAAACACCAGCACTCACTAAACTCGTTGTCACCGCTCTCGAAGACCTTAAAGGTCAGGACATTCGCGTGCTCGACGTCAAGTCGCTCACGCCCATGACCGACACTATGGTGCTGTGCACCGGCACCTCGTCCCGACATGTGTCGGCGCTGGCGCACAACGTGCTCGACGAGGCCAAACTCAAAGGCGTTCGCCACCTGGGGCTCGAAGGCATGGACCAGGGCGAGTGGGCGCTGGTCGACCTCAACGGCGTGCTGGTGCACGTCATGCAGGCGCAGACGCGGGCCTTCTACCAACTCGAAAAGCTCTGGTCCATCGAAGACGGCGAAGCGCCGGTCGATGCGCCCGAGGCCCCCGAAAGCCTGCGTCGCGCCAGCACTCGCCGCACGCCCAAAGCCAGCGGCTAA
- the rng gene encoding ribonuclease G, producing the protein MSFEILVNSGAQETRVALVENGAAQEVHVQRASRHGLTGNIYMGRVQRVLPGMQAAFIEIGLARTAFLHIADMVHPQRDEGELPPLPSITQKLHEGQSVLVQVLKDPLGTKGARLTTLLSVPSRYLVLLPHEPTVGVSARIEDDASRLRMKEMLESLRDEHAPDCGLIARTAAETVTPAALATDLQFLSRLWRAISHQAKTAAPGTLVHGDLPLSMRILRDLLGTDVERVRIDSAEECRRVKQFAQVFVPDAADRIEWYQGAAPIFDLYGVEDDINRALSRKVELKSGGHLIIDQTEAMTTVDVNTGGFIGTRNLEETILKTNLDASQAIARQLRLRNLGGIIIVDFIDMQAEDHRAQVLRSLERALQQDSARTQVYPFSPLGLIEMTRKRSRESLGHILCEPCEACNGRGEVKSVETVCHEVVREVQRAARQFEADAFLVLAAPEIVQRLQDEPALGLPDLEAQLRRPIRVHPDSDYQREAFDVIPQ; encoded by the coding sequence ATGAGTTTCGAGATTCTGGTCAACAGCGGCGCGCAGGAAACCCGCGTCGCATTGGTTGAAAACGGTGCCGCCCAAGAAGTGCACGTGCAACGCGCCTCGCGCCATGGCCTGACCGGCAACATCTACATGGGCCGCGTGCAGCGCGTGCTGCCGGGCATGCAGGCGGCGTTCATCGAGATTGGTCTGGCACGTACCGCGTTTCTGCACATTGCCGACATGGTGCATCCGCAGCGCGACGAGGGCGAGCTGCCGCCGTTGCCGTCGATCACCCAGAAGCTTCACGAAGGGCAGTCGGTGCTGGTGCAGGTGCTCAAGGACCCGCTGGGCACCAAGGGCGCGCGCCTGACCACCTTGCTGTCGGTGCCGTCACGCTATCTGGTGCTGTTGCCGCATGAGCCCACCGTGGGCGTTTCGGCGCGGATTGAAGATGACGCCAGCCGCCTGCGCATGAAGGAGATGCTCGAATCATTGCGCGACGAACACGCCCCGGACTGCGGCCTGATCGCCCGGACCGCTGCCGAAACCGTGACACCCGCTGCGCTGGCGACCGACCTGCAGTTTCTGTCGCGGTTGTGGCGAGCCATCAGCCATCAGGCCAAGACCGCCGCGCCGGGCACGCTGGTGCACGGTGATCTGCCGTTGTCGATGCGCATCCTCCGTGATCTTCTGGGCACCGATGTCGAGCGTGTGCGCATCGACAGCGCCGAGGAATGCCGTCGCGTGAAGCAGTTCGCCCAGGTCTTCGTGCCCGATGCCGCCGACCGCATTGAGTGGTACCAGGGCGCGGCGCCCATCTTCGACCTTTACGGCGTCGAGGACGACATCAACCGCGCCCTGTCGCGCAAAGTGGAGCTGAAATCGGGCGGGCACCTGATCATCGACCAGACCGAGGCGATGACCACGGTGGACGTCAATACCGGCGGCTTCATCGGCACCCGCAACCTTGAGGAAACCATCCTTAAGACCAACCTCGATGCCAGCCAGGCCATCGCCCGGCAACTGCGGCTGCGCAACTTGGGCGGCATCATCATTGTCGACTTCATCGACATGCAAGCCGAAGACCATCGCGCGCAGGTGCTGCGCAGTCTGGAGCGCGCGCTGCAGCAGGACTCGGCGCGGACCCAGGTGTATCCGTTCTCACCGTTGGGCCTGATCGAGATGACCCGCAAACGCTCGCGCGAGAGCCTTGGGCACATTCTTTGCGAACCTTGTGAAGCCTGTAATGGCCGCGGCGAGGTCAAGTCGGTCGAAACCGTTTGTCATGAAGTGGTGCGTGAAGTGCAGCGCGCGGCGCGACAGTTCGAGGCCGACGCGTTTCTGGTGCTGGCGGCGCCCGAGATCGTGCAGCGCCTGCAAGACGAACCGGCGTTGGGCCTGCCCGACCTCGAAGCCCAGTTACGGCGACCGATTCGCGTCCATCCCGATTCCGACTATCAACGTGAAGCCTTCGATGTCATTCCGCAGTAG
- a CDS encoding carbon-nitrogen hydrolase family protein → MKIAAVQFTSGDDVAQNLLAAQRLIAAAADDGARVIVLPENLALMSADERDKLAIAETADRQPLQSWLKHQAALHGVYLIGGTVPLAGDDANRIRAACLVVGSDGSLMARYDKIHLFDVEVTRDGHREAYRESRSIEPGPLAPVIVDIDGWRFGLSVCYDLRFPELYRALVTAGAEVLCVPSAFTAQTGAAHWATLLKARAIENTCYVVAPNQCGTHPGDRQTWGHSSIVSPWGDTLAELGDAPGYAIASLERDKLKQLRGAFPCLEHRRL, encoded by the coding sequence ATGAAAATTGCAGCAGTACAGTTCACCTCAGGCGATGACGTCGCGCAAAACCTGCTCGCCGCGCAACGGCTGATTGCCGCGGCTGCCGACGACGGTGCGCGGGTCATTGTGCTGCCCGAAAACCTGGCACTGATGAGTGCTGACGAGCGCGACAAGCTGGCCATTGCCGAAACCGCGGACCGCCAGCCGTTGCAGTCGTGGCTCAAGCACCAGGCCGCGCTGCACGGCGTGTATCTGATCGGCGGCACCGTGCCGCTGGCCGGCGACGATGCCAACCGCATTCGCGCGGCCTGTCTGGTGGTGGGATCCGACGGCAGCCTGATGGCGCGCTACGACAAAATTCACCTGTTCGACGTTGAAGTGACGCGCGACGGCCACCGCGAGGCGTACCGCGAGTCGCGCAGCATTGAGCCGGGCCCGCTGGCGCCGGTGATTGTCGACATCGACGGCTGGCGGTTCGGCCTGTCGGTTTGCTACGACCTTCGCTTCCCCGAGCTGTACCGCGCGCTGGTGACGGCCGGTGCCGAGGTGCTGTGCGTGCCTTCGGCGTTCACCGCCCAGACCGGTGCGGCGCATTGGGCGACCTTGCTCAAGGCCCGTGCCATTGAAAACACCTGCTATGTCGTCGCGCCTAACCAGTGCGGCACCCACCCCGGCGACCGTCAAACCTGGGGGCATTCGAGCATCGTCAGCCCCTGGGGTGACACGCTGGCCGAATTGGGTGATGCGCCCGGCTATGCCATCGCCTCGCTGGAGCGTGACAAGCTGAAGCAGTTGCGCGGTGCCTTTCCCTGTTTGGAGCACCGTCGCCTGTAG